A region from the Methylocella sp. genome encodes:
- the ftsE gene encoding cell division ATP-binding protein FtsE, with protein sequence MVRFENVGLRYGMGSEILKDISFSIEPQSFQFLTGPSGAGKTTLLRLILLSLRPTRGLIRLFGRDALTLDKNAITDLRRRIGVVFQDFRLLDHLTTYENVALPLRVRGKEEATYRGEVTELLHWVGLGERMHILPPVLSGGEKQRAVIARALIVRPQLLLADEPTGNVDPNLARRLLRLFTELHKSGTSVVIATHDLALMDQFDGARRLVLGDGRLHIFD encoded by the coding sequence TTGGTCCGGTTTGAAAATGTCGGCTTGCGCTATGGCATGGGCTCGGAAATCCTGAAAGACATCAGTTTTTCAATCGAGCCGCAGTCGTTCCAATTTCTGACCGGTCCTTCCGGCGCCGGCAAAACCACGCTATTGCGCCTGATCCTGTTGTCTTTGCGGCCGACGCGCGGCTTGATCCGGCTGTTTGGCCGCGACGCCTTGACGCTCGACAAAAACGCCATCACCGATCTCAGGCGGCGGATCGGCGTCGTATTTCAGGACTTCCGCCTGCTCGATCATTTGACGACCTATGAAAACGTTGCTCTCCCTTTGCGCGTGCGCGGCAAGGAGGAGGCGACCTATCGCGGCGAAGTGACGGAGCTGCTGCATTGGGTCGGGCTCGGCGAGAGAATGCATATTCTTCCGCCCGTGCTGTCCGGCGGCGAAAAACAGCGCGCCGTAATCGCCCGCGCCTTGATCGTGCGGCCGCAGCTTTTGCTGGCAGACGAGCCGACTGGCAATGTCGATCCGAATTTGGCGCGAAGGCTCCTTCGGCTGTTTACCGAGCTGCATAAATCCGGCACATCGGTGGTGATCGCGACCCATGATCTCGCCTTGATGGATCAGTTCGACGGCGCCCGCCGCCTCGTGCTCGGCGATGGCCGGCTGCATATTTTCGACTGA